The window CAGCCCTTAAAATCACTAATTCGTTAAATGTTTGAACGGAAAAACTTACCGTAATACCCATGTATCCTTTGCCGATGCCTACTTTTCGTGCCATCTCGTTTTAGGTCGGTTTTTTGAAAACGGAAAAGAAGTAGAGAGGATttggaattttcaaaattcttgtttgaaataatgagaagggcaaaatgGTCAATAGGGTGCGATGAACCGGAATTTAGGAGCGGTATATAGTCGCCCACTAAAAAATATGTACAATTTTTTAATGAGTAATAAATTAGACTTATTAAGTATGAAATTTaattcagtaaaaaaaaaaagtatgaaatttaattttttcaaaaaaatatgaaatttaatattaataattttattaattcaaatttaatttattttgtttgggtaaattacactcatggccattGAACATACCCATTTTAACACCGATGactactcaactttaactaactctttaaaatgatcgttaacgacctcaaaatgaaaatattcaagaattaaagttgttcaaaacaacatttaccatgaaaccacatttttttatttttcaaaattatattttttttagctttctctctttaaaaattcacacactatatcctaaccaaacaacacctataTGACATCAAAACGAAAATGTTccagaattaaagttccttagaatatcattaactcttcgaattttttattttaagacgttcaacggtcgttttgaggcattgagtggttatcagtattaaaaagtgtaaaattcagtgactATACCgctaagaattgaagttcagtggtcacaACGTTAAAATGATTAAAGTTCAGTGATCATGAGTGCAATTTACCCAAATTTGAGAGAGATACACCATTCAAAATCCATAAAAATATGTACAATGAGTAATAAATTAgacttattaaattaaatttttttcaaaaaaatatgaaaattcgaattttaatttatttttgttcctttaaaagaaaataaaaggcaTAAAGAAAAGAAACATCTATTTTTCGTAATCGAATCCTGTGTATTGTcccaaatcaaatcaaatcaaatcaaaccaaaCGGAGCTCTAAGCTTGCAGATCAGCCAGTTCACGATTCAACGCTTCTCATCAGTTTTTGATTTTCAGGTAACCAGTATTCCTCCTACTCCTCAAATTCCAATCCTTGAGCttcttccattcttcttctGATTTTGTGATCTCTTtcgatttttagagagaaaaatagagATGCAGACTGAAGAGGAGGTGCAGTTAGCGGATAGTGAAGTGAAAGTGGAGGTTAAGGCTTCAGAATTCGAAGAATGGGCTAAATTTGGGGACGATGATATCATGCAACAACACTCTGCTATTCGCTCCGCCGAAGCCGATAAAATTCCTTTCCTCGGCGACAAGGTTTACTTCCTGCTACGCATTAGTTTTTGAAATTACTTCAACATGTTGATTGCGTAATTCCTTATGATTGATTTTAGTTTTGCTTTCAATTGAATGTTTATTTGGTGATGAAAGCATTGATTTAATTACAGGAGCCTCTTTCTTCATTAGCTGTTGAATATCAATCAGGAAGCCCTATTTTGCTCGAGAAGATAAAGGTGCTTTACTTTGTGTTTCAATAGAATTGCAAATTTAGACCTATGttaccaaaaatttgaaaagattgaTTTGACAATTATTTAAGTGTCACATGTACCTTCCAAACatcaagtttgtcgataaattgaaataGTTTCGTACAATATTTTGTTTATGGACGGAAACagttttgtatatatatatatatatatattgatgaaaatgcttataacttcattagattaaaacacaacaAGTACAATAAGAAATCAATTCTTACAATCCAATCTTCAGCATTTAGGTCATTCCGatcattcggatctgagtcctttcttttgatgcaaccacgtagatatattgatccacatacaaaataaaccgtttccgcacttgctaaattcgaaaatgatataaatgaaagaataacaGAGACTCTTAGTTCATTCTCCGActataatataaacaattgaccATTAGCTTTTTAAGAGTATCAAAATACATGTCGGAGAGATGCTCCTCAATAATAGAGAGGGAAGAGACGCTcctagtgatttgaggagtgattaagagtctcttggagttGATTTTTAATCCAAACTCTTCAAAATTTAACTTAAGAGTCCAACAAAGAAGTCTCCTGGAAATGCTTTTACActaaatatcataaacataattgatatttggaaggtcTGAAGTGACGGttaaaataacttaaaattgattttgcttggaAACGCCAGtgttaaatttgcaccatttgttacgttagggctaaatctgcacttcttttaaaactttagggttaaatttgatcATTATCCCTTGTTTGATCTCACTATGCCTATTCCCATGTTAAAGGCGCGCCTCACTCGAGGCTTGTGCACCTCGTTTTGTGTAAAACAAATGTTTGACTAATTTTAACCactaatctaatttaaataagatTAATCTTAACCCTTGATCTAAATAAGAATATCAAGGCATAACTAAATATAGAAAGACTAAAGGGATTAAGAGAAGTCACGTAAAGAAGAATATCAAGTGACATGAATGGTTATTAGCTTAGTAGCATTGGTTAGGTACTTACGTTAAGACTGTTAAGTATATGTTAATGTCTCTATGAAGTATGAACTTAACTTggtgtttttgacatttatgatttagtattgtgtttttatgtggttttgttttgtttgtgtggtcataagtttgttttttttggtttatgctttaattagtaaaaagagtatattttttttttctgcacTTCGTGTTCCTCAGTCGCGCGCCTTGAgcctaggctccaggaccccttagCGCCTTAACATCTATGGCTATTCCTCAATGTCTGTTCTGTTATGGCTTTTTTCTGTAGGTGCTTGCAGAGCAGTATGTTGCCATGAGGCGAACCCGTGGAGATGGAAACTGCTTCTTCAGAAGTTTCATGTTTGCTTATCTTGTATGCATTACTGTTTCATATGCTTAAATCCAAATCTCCTTATTCTCTTATATTTGATTTCACAATTTCTTGTTCAAAGGAAGTTGATTTTCTAATAGATTACGTTTTTTATTTGCACAAAATAGGAGCATATTTTGGAAACACAAGACCGTGCAGAAGTTGATCGTATCAAAACAAATGTGGAAAAATGTAGGAAAACGCTTCAGGCATTGGGTTATGCTGAGTTCACATTTGAGGATTTTTTTTCGGTAAATCAATTACTACTATGCAGAACTATCTCTTTCTGTTTTATTTTTTGCTAGCTTATTTGCTCCTTTTACGCTGGTATTTCTAAGTAGGCCTGTTAATGTTGTGTTTAACCAATATGATTAGAGAAACAAATCAAGATTAGTGTATGCAACTATGTTAAGTTTGCATTTCCATTTGTTTGCCGGAAAATATCgtgctggaaaatattttcctgattttccggtgtttatTTGCTTTAGAAAATAAGTCAACGGAAAATATTTAGAAGTCAACCGGAAAATATGTGAAGGAATTTTTCCAAAAGTTGAAACTCTCATACTTCTTCTTTCTAATAGCAACCAAAGGTTATTCCCTCTTCTTTGATACTTGTTTCATTTCTTTAGATATCATTGTCACCAgccatatttatatatataatttctaggcctaatacatcaccagctccctgaacttgtccataatagtagattggttctctaaactttacaagtgtctcaccagctccttgAACTTAATTATTCCGTATTACCAtaaagttcaaggagctaatctacttttatggacaaattcagggagttggtgatacgaaataatcaagttcaaggagctggtgagacacttgtaaagtttagagagtcaatctactattatggacaagttcagggagctggtgatgtattaggcctaattTCTATGTTCCGGTCtgttttatttttgatttctcTGCTCTGatctattttaattttgattgcTTCCTCCCCTTGTTAAGACAGCAAACCACTTTTATTCGCTTATTCCGATCTATTTTATTCTTGTTAATTCCTATTTCTAGTATGAgtttaatgtattattatttgGGTTGAtggattatatatattaattggaATTTAGGATTTGTTGTCCCGAAAGCTATGACTTCGTCCAATATATCTTCTCCTCTTATGCTCAGAAAAGATGCCTCATATAAATTTAGCATATCTTCAACATCATTAATCAACAATTTTTGAACTTTTCGTGGTGGGTCACGGAAGTCGGCATcatgtttttccatttttcattataatatatatagttgaaaataaaaaagtatgaataaatataatattatacaCCTTAAGTTAGTGACCAGAAAATATTTTCCGATGTAGCCAAACACCGAAAAGTATTTTCCAgtggaaaatattttattcttctccacaaaattttccaaaacacaatattttcctGCACAAACGAAGCCTAGGAGATTAGTTAGTAGTTACTCACCCTTTTAGTGTGGTAATCCAAGGAAAGGTGGATCTGTGAATTTTGCTTGAACTCAATGTTTACTTGGATTCGAAATGGTAATATTTTCTGTTAAGCACCGGAGAGCATGGAAGGAATTTTGAAGATATTCTTTTCCAATTTGGGGCACATTTGAAACATAGTTAATTAAATGTAGTCTTCCATCTCATGTTGGGATGATTGAATTAGTAAAGTTACTGTTGTGGCAAACATTTAAGTGTTTAATGCATTATGGTTATGAAAATTATATTTGTACTACTTATTAGGGCTGGACACGGATCCTATAATAGATTGGACGGAATATCTGATGAAAAAGATTCAGAATTGGAATGAAATTTTGACTATTTTTTAACAAATTCGACAGTTcggtaaaaaaaaaagggcaaCAATTTGGTCCGATTTTGGATTATTTTCATCAGATATTCAATCTAATATAGTATCTTTACGATTCACGCCAAGTCCTACTACTTGTAACAACTCTTTTGTTATTTTCACTATTTACAAATAACACTGATTCTATGGGAAAAATGCAGTTATTCTTGGAGCAGTTGGATTCCGTTCTTCAAGGAAATGAAACATCAATAAGGTATGTACATTAACATTTCCAATTAGTGCATTTACTTGGTCATCTTATGTGCCATTCCTTGTGTTTCATtttggctgtaaatgagccgagcggCTCGgtgttcggctcgataaaagttcGACCATGTTCAGCTTGATttataaaggcttaatacatcagcgTATCCTTTAACTTGTCAAAAAAAGCAGATTGGatcctgaacttgcttaaagtaacCTATTGACCAGCGggatttgtttaaagtgacctattattaaccccttgaacttgcttagAGTGTTCTattagccctctgaacttgtttaaagtgacataaattttaatttgaaaaatatgtaaaaaaattcaatttttttttttaaataaaggtCTAGTTCATGATTCTAAATCcacaaaacaaattaactttctatttatttagagggttaatcatgtcactttaagcaagttcaaggagCAAACGAGACAAGTAAGTTCAAGGGGCAGTCTACTTTTTTGGACTAGTTCAGGGAGCTCATTATGTTTTAAGTCATTTATAAATGAGTTGAGCTTGAGCACAAAACTCGGTTTGAAAGCTTGCGAGCATGCTcggttataggttcatgaacaagctcgattataatgttcatgctCACATTCGTGAGTAAGCTTGGCTTGATTCggtttttaataatagtattataAAGGGGGAAATGTAAAATAACGTACTTTTAGTGTAAACTTTAGTTTTGTAGGTTTCAaagggttaaatgcaccattgaaATTTCATGGTTatttcaaaatggtcactcaacttcaatttatctcaataagGTCCAAATGTCGTTTCGGTCATCAATGAAAGTTGACTATTGCTGATGTGGCAACCACATCACTTTTCCAGTCTCTTTTCGCTCTTGAAGTCGTCGGACTGATTTTATTGTGACAAAAATCAAAATGGAATGatttttattgagacaaattgaaattgagggACCATTTTGAGACGAGCATGAAAATTCAGTGTCCAATAATGATGCATTTACCCAGGTTTCAAAGCTCTGCagttttgtgttaaagaaatttcaaatgaacATTTGTTTAGGAGCGAAGTTCATGAACAGATTAACGAGCTGCTCGTGAACAAGCTTGCGAGCAGCTCACGATTGAGCTCGAGCTTGTCAAATTTCTGTCCAGTCGAGCAtgagcagaccaaagctcggctcggctcggctcggctcgattaaaGCCCTATCTATAATAATGACCATTGCTCCATTTGTTCTAATTAAATGACTTCTTATTTTTGGACAATAGAGTCTTACTTTTATTTTCTATACAGTCACAATGAACTCATAAATAGGAGCCGAGATCAGTCTGTATCAGACTATGGTGAGTAATTCCAAAGACTAGATGATATTAATTGATAAACTTTCATCCTAGTTGAAATATATTTCCTAACTCGATTTGTTGGTTAGTTGTCATGTTTTTCAGATTTGTTACTTCCGGTGAAATACGAAAACGCTCAGAGTTCTTTGAACCATTTATAATGGGCTTAGCGAATACAACAGTAGAACAGGTTTGTTCAATGCTACTATTCTTCAGTTGTATTAATGAGATTTCCTTTCAGTGTTAGTTTCAATATGGACTCTATTATTCGGCAGAAaattagggggcgtttggttcacaatgggtaagggaaaaggaatcaagaaagggaaactaaaggaaaggaaaggaataagcattaattcccctatgtgtttggatatgtttaggaaagggaatggggtaaagggaatccaattccctacaTGGCTTGGGGTAATGGGCTTAACCTGAAGTGGGATAAACCCataatctaaaatgggtaaaaggaatgagttttttttttttaaacaaacaagaacaaagggaatgaaaccctctcattcccattcctaaagaccccgaaCCAAACGCCCTCTTAGAGTGGTTGAA is drawn from Euphorbia lathyris chromosome 9, ddEupLath1.1, whole genome shotgun sequence and contains these coding sequences:
- the LOC136207122 gene encoding OVARIAN TUMOR DOMAIN-containing deubiquitinating enzyme 1 isoform X1 produces the protein MQTEEEVQLADSEVKVEVKASEFEEWAKFGDDDIMQQHSAIRSAEADKIPFLGDKEPLSSLAVEYQSGSPILLEKIKVLAEQYVAMRRTRGDGNCFFRSFMFAYLEHILETQDRAEVDRIKTNVEKCRKTLQALGYAEFTFEDFFSLFLEQLDSVLQGNETSISHNELINRSRDQSVSDYVVMFFRFVTSGEIRKRSEFFEPFIMGLANTTVEQFCKSSVEPMGEESDHVHITALSDALGVPIRVAYLDRSSCDAAGVSVNHHDFVPTGDDHPNSDGSVTNSPFITLLYRPGHYDILYAK
- the LOC136207122 gene encoding OVARIAN TUMOR DOMAIN-containing deubiquitinating enzyme 1 isoform X2, whose translation is MQTEEEVQLADSEVKVEVKASEFEEWAKFGDDDIMQQHSAIRSAEADKIPFLGDKVLAEQYVAMRRTRGDGNCFFRSFMFAYLEHILETQDRAEVDRIKTNVEKCRKTLQALGYAEFTFEDFFSLFLEQLDSVLQGNETSISHNELINRSRDQSVSDYVVMFFRFVTSGEIRKRSEFFEPFIMGLANTTVEQFCKSSVEPMGEESDHVHITALSDALGVPIRVAYLDRSSCDAAGVSVNHHDFVPTGDDHPNSDGSVTNSPFITLLYRPGHYDILYAK